The following nucleotide sequence is from Pedobacter sp. PACM 27299.
AAACTGGAAGAATAAAGGCTTTATTAGACGGTACATGTAACGAATATAGAAACGTTTTGATTAATACAAAGGATTTGAGATGATGGTACCCTGAGGTACAATATCTTCCCTCCCAAAAACGCAAAAATACGCAGTAATGTTAACAATGCAGTAACAATAGCTATAAAATTCGTTGTCTTCAAAACCATCAATTTTCTACCAGTACTTCGAAAAATGCGTAAATCCCCTCAGAACACGCATTTAGCCCTCCTATCTCCTAAAAATAAATTACAAATCCGTCAAATTTAATGCAAGTGTAGAGCAAACAAAATCGTATTTTTGCAGGCAAATGATTTCAATAAACGACTTAACATTCCTGATAGGCTCCAGAGCTTTATACGACGAGGCAAACTGGCACATTAAACCAGGAGAAAGAATTGGATTAATCGGAGCCAATGGAACCGGTAAATCTACCCTTCTAAAAATAATAGTGGGCGAATATGGCCCCTCTTCAGGCAGCATTTCCATGTCGAAAGACCTGAAAATAGGCTACCTGAACCAGGATTTACTTTCTTACGATTCACACCATAGTATTTTACACGTAGCAATGGAGGCCTTTGAGCGCCAAAATCAGCTGCATGATGAAATTGAAGAACTCTTAAAAAAGATAGAAACAGATTATTCGGAAGAAGTATTGAACAAACTGAGCGATAAGCAGCAGGAGTTTGAAGCTTTAGATGGATACAGCATAGAATATAGAGCAAATGAAATCCTTGCAGGTCTTGGTTTCAGCACTGAAGATCAGCACAGACCATTAAACACCTTCTCCGGAGGATGGAGAATGAGGGTGATGCTGGCAAAGATTCTTTTGCAGACTCCAGACATTCTATTGCTGGATGAGCCTACCAACCACATGGATTTACCTTCCATCAAATGGCTGGAAACTTACTTATTGAGCTTTGAAGGTGCCATTGTGATCGTTTCTCACGATAGGTATTTCTTAGATAAAGTAGTGAACCGTATCGTAGAATCCCGCAAAGGAAAACTGACTCCTTACGCTGGTAATTACACCTTCTATCTGGAAGAAAAATCCCTGCGTGGAGAGATCCAAAAGGGAGAATTTAAAAACCAACAGGCAAAAATCAAACAGGAAGAGCGTTTGATCGAGCGTTTCCGTGCAAAAGCTTCTAAAGCGAAAATGGCACAATCAAGGATGAAAGCCTTGGATAAAATGGAACGTGTAGAGGATGTTGATGACGATAACCCAACAGTAAACTTCCAGTTTAAGTTCTCTAAACCTTCTGGACGACACGTGATTCGCGTAGAAGAAGCTTACAAAAGCTATCCAAACATCGATATCTTAAATAATGCAGATGGTTTGATTGAAAAAGGTGATAAAATCGCTTTAATCGGTGCCAACGGTAAAGGTAAATCGACACTACTACGTATCATCGCAGGTGCAGAAGGATTTGATGGTAAATGTGAAGTTGGTCATAATGTAACCACTACTTTCTTTGCACAGCATCAGCTGGAATCTTTACACCTGGACAACACGATTCTTGAAGAATTGCAGGCTTTCGCGCCTAAACATACTGATACAGAATTACGTGGAATTTTAGGCTGTTTCCTTTTCACTGGTGATGATGTTTTCAAGAAAATCCGTGTACTATCCGGGGGAGAGAAATCAAGGGTGGCATTGGCTAAATCTTTAACCACCGACTCTAACTTCCTGATTCTGGATGAGCCTACGAATCACCTGGACATTCAATCAGTGAATATCCTGATTCAAGCTTTAACACAATATGAAGGTACTTTTATTGCCGTATCTCACGATAGGTACTTCTTAGATAATGTAGCCAACAAAATTTGGTTTATCGAAGATCAGGACATTAAAGAATATCCAGGTACCTACGCAGAATACGAAGAATGGAATTCAAAAAGAATCCCTTCTCCAGCAACCAGCATTCCGGTTAGACCTGATAAAGAGGTGAAACCTAAAGCGGCTGCAGTAGAGAAATCTGCTCCAAATACACAGCAGCAACTTAAAAAGCTGAATGAGCAATTGAAAAAGATTGAAACAGAAATCGCTGAATTTGAGAAAAGTGTGAAAGCTATTGAAGCACAAATCGCTGATGAAGCTGTATATTCGAATATAGGAAAGCTAGCTGAAGCCAATAAAACTTATACTGAAGCCAAACATCAGCTAGACAATGCCCAGAATAAATGGGAAGAACTGGCTTCCGATATTATGGAATTAGAAGGATAATGATAAAACTAAGCGGATTGTTTTTCGTGCTGTTATTTAGTATGCAAATTGCTCTGGCTCAAAACCAGCAATTTGTATACGATAACAAAGTATATTTACCGGAAATCCGGACGATACAATGTTATAATACACAAAAAGAACAGTCGCTTCCTGTGATTGCTTTAAATTCTAATGAGCTTTTATACTTCTCTTTCGACAACCTAAACGGTGGCAGTAAAATCTACTCTTATACCGTTGAACATTGTACTTCCGATTGGAAACCTTCCCGGCTTTCTCCGCTAGATTACCTGGACGGTATGTCGGAAGACCGCATTACGGAGTATAAATATTCTTTTGGAACGCTGCAGCAATACACCAATTACGCCCTCACGCTACCTAATTACCAGATAAAACCAAAGATTTCGGGCAATTACTTATTAAAAGTTTATGAAGATGGCAATCCTCAGAAACCTGTAGTCTCTCAACGGTTTTATGTGGTGGATAATCAGGTCGCTGTTGGCATAAATATTACCGCTAGTCCGCAGGTAGATTTACGCAGAACACACCAGAAGGTAGATTTCACCATTTCCCACAAAACCCCTATTCAAAATCCATCCTTAGATTTAAAAGCAGTAGTGATGCAAAATGGTATTCCACAAACTGCTTCCTGGAATAAGACACCCACATTCGTCAGACCAGCATCCCTGGTATATAACGATGTAAACTACAATGATTTTCCCGGAGGAAATGAGTTTAGAAAATTTGACATGCGGAGTTTCCGTTATAAAGCGGAAAATGTGAAGGAAATCATTAGAGATACCACCAACAAAGTGATGCTCTTTACCGATCAAAACGGAAATGTAGCGAAGTTCACCAATCAATTTGATGAAAATGGCAGCTTTTTCATCAGAAACCAGGATGGCCGTGATGCCAATATCGAAAGTGATTATGCCCGTGTTTATTTCACCTTAAACTCCCCAGTTCCTAGTACGCCTGGTGATGCTTATGTAGTTGGCCGATTTAACAATTACGTCTTAAATGAAGCCAGTAAGCTCGTTTACGATGCTTCCGCTAAGCGTTTCCATACCAGTATTCTTCTGAAACAAGGACTTTATGACTATAAATACGTTTGGCTGGATAAACAAACAGGCAAAGCTGATCTGACCATTTTTGAAGGCGCTTTCTTTGAAACCGAAAATACTTATCAGGTGTATGTATATTACCGTAAGCCAGGATCCCGCTGGGAAGAACTGATTGGCTTTGTCAATGTAAACACGACTAAACGATAGTCCATACCGACACGCTTTCCGCATTACAGAAAAACTCTGCCCAGCCGTTCTCATCAACAATGATGGATTCGTTTCTATTGCCTAGGACATCAATCATTGTCTTTCCGCTATGTTCTGGACCCATTTCCATTTCTTTGAATCCTTCTGCACCATTGCTCATGATGACTGCAATACCTGAATTTTGCTTTTCAGGAACACCGGCCCTGGTCCAGCCAATACAATTTGGAAAATCCAGATAATCACGCTGTAAACCATAAGAAACGTCTTTTCTGACCTTCAGCATTTCTGGCAACTCCGCTAAAGGAACCAGATTTACCTCTACCAAATCTTCTTCTTTGTCCTCGTCCTTATATTTTGCACCGTATAAATCGGCATAGAAAACACAAGGAATCCCCCCTTCCCGTAATAAAATCAGGGCATAGGCCAAAGGGCGAAACCAAAAATCTATATAGGATTCCAAAGCTTGCAGCGGTTGAGAATCATGGTTATCTACGAAAGTAACGGCATACAAAGGCTGCGACTCTACTAAAGTCCCTGCAAATATTTTAGACAGATCATATTGTTCTTTTTCTTCTCCAGCCAGGAAAAGCTGATGATGAAGCAAAGAATCAAATAACTGCATACGCCCTTTTGTGATTTCCAGATATTGCTCCAGTTCCGCTACATTATCGATATTCCAATTTTCTGCGACAATAAAAAAGGAAGTCTCAAAAGTTTCATTCATGTGGTCCAGCCATTCTATCAGGAAATCTGTAGCGATATGTTTTACTGCATCTAAACGAAAGCCTTTCATACCACAGCTGTTTACGTACCATTCGCCCCATCGTTTCAGCTCTTCCCGTACCTCGGGATTTCGGAACTCGATATCATTGTACATCAGGTAATCGTAATTGCCTAGTTCTTTAGAAGGGACATCTTCCCAACCTTCACCATAAATGTTCTGGATGGAATAAATTCCCGTTTCTTTTAAATCTTCTGCCCAATCTATACCGCTAAAGCAATCTTTATCCCATATAAACTGGGAATACTGGCCATTTCTACCTTTAAAAGTAAACTTTGTCCAGGCTTCAATCTCAAAAGGTTCAGAGGTAAATTCTTCTCTATCTTCTGGATTTACAGTCCTGACCATCATTTTTTCCAGCTCATCCCCGCCTGCTTTATGGTTAAAAACGACATCTGCGATTACATTTACTCCATTTTTTTGGAGTAATTGAATCGCATTTTGATAATCCTCCTTTGTACCATATTTCGTAGCTACCGTATTCTTTTGATCGAATTCGCCAAGATCGTAAAGGTCGTAAGGATCATATCCCACTGAGGACGCGCCTGAATTGGCTTTATAAGCCGGTGGAAACCAGACGCCAGTAATCCCCATTTGCGCGAGTTTTTCGGCTTCTTTTCCTGCTTTAATCCATAACTTATCGGCTTCATTATAATACCAGTGGAAGTACTGCAAAAGGGTTTGATTGTCCATATTTTAAGATAACATCAACGGTGTACATTTGTTTAAAAAAACAGGCTGATCCTGAAATTACTCCATCTATGTTCATTTTTACTTACTTTTGCAGAGATTATGAGTACAAAGATAAAAAGCCCGAAAGAGTCATTTACCATTATGAATGAGTTGGTACTGCCGAATGATACCAATACATTGAACAATTTAATGGGAGGCCGATTGCTCCACTGGATGGACATCGCCGCTGCTATTTCTGCGCAAAAACACTGCAATAGGATCGTGGTTACTGCCTCAGTAGACAATGTATCTTTTAAACAACCCATCAAACTGGGCGATGTAATTACCATTGAAGCAAAAGTAACACGCGCGTTCAATACCTCAGTAGAGGTTAGATTGGATGTCTGGGCAGAAAATATTCCTTCCGGAGCACGTGTCAAATCAAATGAAGCATATTATACGTTTGTAGCCATCGATCAAAGTGGCAGAACCATTCCTGTTCCTGAAATATTGCCAGAAACTGAAGATGAAATTGAATTATTTGCCGGTGCATTAAGAAGAAGACAGCTTCGTTTAATCCTGAGCGGTAAAATGAAAGCAAACGACGCTAAAGAGCTAAGAGCTTTATTTTTCGAAGAATAAAATAAGATATCAATAAATTAGATAGGAACCAAAAGGAAAATATGACGACATACACCACATTAATCATTTTAAGCGGACTTGTCATATTTTCCTATCTATTTGATCTTGTTGCCAGTAAGACCAAACTTCCCTCCGTTTTACTGCTGTTATTATTGGGCATTGGTTTACGTGTCCTGGTAGATAAGCTCCATTTACACACCTTCGATTTCCTGACGATCCTGCCTACTTTAGGTACAGTCGGTTTGATTTTAATCGTTTTTGAAGGTTCCCTCGAACTTAAATATGAAAAGGAAAAAAATAAGCTGATCAAAGGGGCATTTTTTTCCGCTTTTTTCGTGTTGCTGGCCACCGTATCCGTGATCACCTTTATCATTTACCAGATCACCGGAAAAGAATTATACGTTTGTTTCACAAATGCCATTCCTTTCAGTGTGATTAGTTCGGCCATTGCCATTCCCTCGGCAGCTGCATTAAGTAAGAAAAGCAAGGAATTCATCATTTATGAATCTTCCTTTTCAGATATTTTAAGCATTATTCTTTTCAATTTTGCCATTACGAATCCACACATTTCGCTGTCTTCTTTTGCAGGATTGGGATTGAATACATTGTTGATTATTGTGTTATCAGCGATTTCCTGCATTACTCTGCTGTATTTAATGGGCAGAATTTCACACCACATTAAGTTTTTCCTGATCATTTCTATTCTGATTCTGGTGTATGCTATCGGACAGTCTTATCATTTATCTTCATTAGTCCTCATTCTCGCTTTCGGTTTGTTCTTAAACAATGCAGATACCATTAAACATGCCTATTTCAGGAGCGTTTTTATTTATAAGAACTTATCAAATGACTTAACGCAGCTGTACCAGCTTTCTGCTGAAAGTGCCTTTATTATTCGTACGTTTTTCTTTGTGATTTTTGGCTTTACAATGAATATTTACGCCTTGGATGACGTGCCAGTAATTGCCAATGGATTGATTATTTTAGCGACCATTTTTTTCATTCGCTTCGCTTATCTGAAGATTTTCAGAAGAGAAAACAGTGGTTCAGAAAGCTTTATTGCACCTAGAGGGTTAATCAGTATCTTACTGTACTTTAACCTACCTCCAGCATTAAAAATACCAGAGGTAGGCACGGCTTTTCTGTTCCTTGTGGTACTTGGATCCAGCCTGATTATGAGTGTCGGATTGCTAGCCGCAAAGAAAGTCATCCATCCTGCAGAAGATAAGGTTCATTAAACAGAACCCATTTCCAGGATCTTGTCAAACTCTTCCGCTTTCAATGGCATCACTGATAAACGTCCTTGTCTAACTAATGATATGTCTTGTAAGCTTTCTTCTGCTTTGATTTGCTCTAAAGATACCGGTGTTTTTAATGCCTCCACTGGCGCTAGATCTACTACCACCCATTTAATATCATCCGTAGTAGGATCCTGATAAAATTCTTTTACCACTTTGGCAATTCCGACTACATTTTTACCTTCGTTACTGTGGTAAAACAGGACTAAATCGCCCTCTTTCATAGCTTTCAGGTTGTTGCGCGCCTGGTAATTTCTTACGCCATCCCAAAAGGTACGTCCGTCTTTATTAAACTGATCCCAACTGTATTTAAACGGTTCACTTTTTACTAGCCAAAATTGTGTATTTTTCATATTCTAAAGGGGTATTTCTCTCATTCATTGACAAAACCGTTGACAATTTACTATTAATTTATCTATAGATTTAGACATCAAATACTAGAAATGATGGATAAAAAGTCTACAAATATCTTCCTTAGAGAGTGGAACGGCATTGAATTTAAACTCTCAATTCCGACAAAAATAACAAACAGCAACAAACCTTTCATTTATTTTTATTTTCCCGATCCTTCCAAAGGAGATAAACTAGTTAGAATCAGAAAAGGTGGTGTGAAGGATTCACCGAATAAAGTGAAAAAGTTCATTAAAAAAATCTTTTGCTTGCATCTTTTAAATTCCTTTCTCTCATTTACATAAAAATGGGATCTAAATTTTTACCTCAAATCCCATTTACACAGTTTCTTGGATACTGCCATTTTTAAAGAAATGCAGATAAAATTAAAATTCCAAAAAAGATTAAGCTAAAAATTGACAATATACTCCATTTCTCTTTTGTTTCAAATTCATCAATTGGTTCTCTTTGTTGTGATGCTGGGCTAAATAATACCACAACTACTATTAATACCAATATACAGATACTAAAATAACTCCAGTGGAGTTGCTACATTTGAGTGGACAGTAAGTTAAGTGAATTTTATAACTTAACAGAAATTATGTCACGAGAAAGAAAAACCTATCCGAAAGAGTTCAAGCTGATGAGCGTTGAACTGAGTAATACCCGAACAGATCTGAGTGCGCTGGCCAAAGAACTAGATATTAGTTCGGCATTGTTATACCGTTGGCGGAAGGAATTCTCTAGCAAACAAGGCAGTAGCTTTCCTGGAAAAGGGAAAGTTATACTCAGCTCAGCTGAGCAAGAGTTGGCTTTATTGAAGAAAGAACTGCGTGAAACGCAGATGGAGCGCGATATTCTAAAAAAGGCTATCAGCATTTTCTCCAAGGGCGACAACAAATATTCGGGTTCATAAAGGATCATAGCAGGATGTTTTTAGTTGGGAAGATGTGCTCAGTATTTAAAGTAAGTAGAGCTGGATTTTACAAATGGACAATCAGCAGTCCATCAAAAAGAAATATTGAAAATCAGATAATTGAAGCAGAGGTTTTATTAGCTTTTGAAAACAGCAAAAAGATATATGGTAGTCCCTGAATTACCCTGGAGCTCCGTAAAAAATCGATTATGATTTCCAGGCCAAGGGTTGCCAGAATCATGAGAAAAGCAAAGCTGAGAAGCATTGTGAAGAAAAAATTTAAGGTTACGACAGACTCTAGCCATAAATTCCCTGTTCCGGATAATGTATTGGACCGTGACTTTAAGCCAGGAATATCGGGTGCTGTATGGGTATCAGATATTACTTATATCAGGACCAGGCAAGGCTGGCTGTATCTGACAACGGGGATCGATCTAGGTGATAGAAAAATCATTGGCTGGGCATTAAGTGCAACGATGAAAGCATATGACACAGTAATCCCTGCCTTTAAAATGGCACAATCAAGACGACCGATTACTCAGAAGATTATTTTTCATTCTGATCGAGGTGTTCAATATGCCTGCAATGAATTCCGATGGTTGTTGGAGAAAAACTCATTGATCATAAGAAGCATGAGCAGAAAGGGTAATTGTTGGGACAACGCGGTGGCAGAGAGCTTCTTCAAGACACTTAAAGCTGAATGTATATATCAGCAACAATTTACTGACAAAGAGCAAGCAGCCCGCATAGTTTTCGAATATATTGAAACTTGGTACAACCGTAAAAGACTACATTCTGCCCTCGGATACTTGTCCCCAGAGGAATTTGGAAAAAATTTAAACAAACAAAATATTGCAGCTTAACTGAATGTCTACTTTATTGTTGCAATTCCAGAATCACCCTGCATAGGAAAAGTGTTCCATGTGTAGAACTTCCACCTGTAATTATCACCCCTGAATTGGGTCAGCCTGGCCTTCCAGAACGATCTTCTGGAGCTGGAAGTGGTGGTGGTAATTATGCCCCCCAAACCTGTAACCCCGACCCAAATTACAAAGTACCTACCACACCTCCACCCAAAGGTAAATAATGGCTCTCACCATGTCCTCCTCCTATCGTTAAAGAACCATTAGAGCAAAAAAGAGAGGTGAAAAATGAGGTTAAAGATCCTTGTATAAATGAGGCAGTTGAAACCGCAAGAAACGCAAAAAATACAATAAGAGACATGCTTAATAATACGTTCAGTGGAAACGAATATGAGGATAGTGATATTACATTTAAAGATGTAACGACACTTCCGGATAACATCGATGGAACAAGCAGGCAAATAAATAGTAAGATTTTTGAAATTGAATTAAACAAAAATAAGCTTCTAGGAAGATCAAAGGAATATATTGTGGCTACTGTATACCATGAGGTATTACATACTTACCTGGATACAAAATACCCAAAAGGTTTAGATGGAACAATATCAATTGGAGATGGTCATTCCAAAATGGCCGATGATTATATAGCTTTGTTGACTGGATCTTTAAGGGTTGCATTCC
It contains:
- a CDS encoding ABC-F family ATP-binding cassette domain-containing protein, with amino-acid sequence MISINDLTFLIGSRALYDEANWHIKPGERIGLIGANGTGKSTLLKIIVGEYGPSSGSISMSKDLKIGYLNQDLLSYDSHHSILHVAMEAFERQNQLHDEIEELLKKIETDYSEEVLNKLSDKQQEFEALDGYSIEYRANEILAGLGFSTEDQHRPLNTFSGGWRMRVMLAKILLQTPDILLLDEPTNHMDLPSIKWLETYLLSFEGAIVIVSHDRYFLDKVVNRIVESRKGKLTPYAGNYTFYLEEKSLRGEIQKGEFKNQQAKIKQEERLIERFRAKASKAKMAQSRMKALDKMERVEDVDDDNPTVNFQFKFSKPSGRHVIRVEEAYKSYPNIDILNNADGLIEKGDKIALIGANGKGKSTLLRIIAGAEGFDGKCEVGHNVTTTFFAQHQLESLHLDNTILEELQAFAPKHTDTELRGILGCFLFTGDDVFKKIRVLSGGEKSRVALAKSLTTDSNFLILDEPTNHLDIQSVNILIQALTQYEGTFIAVSHDRYFLDNVANKIWFIEDQDIKEYPGTYAEYEEWNSKRIPSPATSIPVRPDKEVKPKAAAVEKSAPNTQQQLKKLNEQLKKIETEIAEFEKSVKAIEAQIADEAVYSNIGKLAEANKTYTEAKHQLDNAQNKWEELASDIMELEG
- a CDS encoding type IX secretion system plug protein, whose product is MIKLSGLFFVLLFSMQIALAQNQQFVYDNKVYLPEIRTIQCYNTQKEQSLPVIALNSNELLYFSFDNLNGGSKIYSYTVEHCTSDWKPSRLSPLDYLDGMSEDRITEYKYSFGTLQQYTNYALTLPNYQIKPKISGNYLLKVYEDGNPQKPVVSQRFYVVDNQVAVGINITASPQVDLRRTHQKVDFTISHKTPIQNPSLDLKAVVMQNGIPQTASWNKTPTFVRPASLVYNDVNYNDFPGGNEFRKFDMRSFRYKAENVKEIIRDTTNKVMLFTDQNGNVAKFTNQFDENGSFFIRNQDGRDANIESDYARVYFTLNSPVPSTPGDAYVVGRFNNYVLNEASKLVYDASAKRFHTSILLKQGLYDYKYVWLDKQTGKADLTIFEGAFFETENTYQVYVYYRKPGSRWEELIGFVNVNTTKR
- a CDS encoding alpha-amylase; protein product: MDNQTLLQYFHWYYNEADKLWIKAGKEAEKLAQMGITGVWFPPAYKANSGASSVGYDPYDLYDLGEFDQKNTVATKYGTKEDYQNAIQLLQKNGVNVIADVVFNHKAGGDELEKMMVRTVNPEDREEFTSEPFEIEAWTKFTFKGRNGQYSQFIWDKDCFSGIDWAEDLKETGIYSIQNIYGEGWEDVPSKELGNYDYLMYNDIEFRNPEVREELKRWGEWYVNSCGMKGFRLDAVKHIATDFLIEWLDHMNETFETSFFIVAENWNIDNVAELEQYLEITKGRMQLFDSLLHHQLFLAGEEKEQYDLSKIFAGTLVESQPLYAVTFVDNHDSQPLQALESYIDFWFRPLAYALILLREGGIPCVFYADLYGAKYKDEDKEEDLVEVNLVPLAELPEMLKVRKDVSYGLQRDYLDFPNCIGWTRAGVPEKQNSGIAVIMSNGAEGFKEMEMGPEHSGKTMIDVLGNRNESIIVDENGWAEFFCNAESVSVWTIV
- a CDS encoding acyl-CoA thioesterase, with amino-acid sequence MSTKIKSPKESFTIMNELVLPNDTNTLNNLMGGRLLHWMDIAAAISAQKHCNRIVVTASVDNVSFKQPIKLGDVITIEAKVTRAFNTSVEVRLDVWAENIPSGARVKSNEAYYTFVAIDQSGRTIPVPEILPETEDEIELFAGALRRRQLRLILSGKMKANDAKELRALFFEE
- a CDS encoding sodium:proton antiporter, translated to MTTYTTLIILSGLVIFSYLFDLVASKTKLPSVLLLLLLGIGLRVLVDKLHLHTFDFLTILPTLGTVGLILIVFEGSLELKYEKEKNKLIKGAFFSAFFVLLATVSVITFIIYQITGKELYVCFTNAIPFSVISSAIAIPSAAALSKKSKEFIIYESSFSDILSIILFNFAITNPHISLSSFAGLGLNTLLIIVLSAISCITLLYLMGRISHHIKFFLIISILILVYAIGQSYHLSSLVLILAFGLFLNNADTIKHAYFRSVFIYKNLSNDLTQLYQLSAESAFIIRTFFFVIFGFTMNIYALDDVPVIANGLIILATIFFIRFAYLKIFRRENSGSESFIAPRGLISILLYFNLPPALKIPEVGTAFLFLVVLGSSLIMSVGLLAAKKVIHPAEDKVH
- a CDS encoding EVE domain-containing protein → MKNTQFWLVKSEPFKYSWDQFNKDGRTFWDGVRNYQARNNLKAMKEGDLVLFYHSNEGKNVVGIAKVVKEFYQDPTTDDIKWVVVDLAPVEALKTPVSLEQIKAEESLQDISLVRQGRLSVMPLKAEEFDKILEMGSV
- a CDS encoding transposase → MSRERKTYPKEFKLMSVELSNTRTDLSALAKELDISSALLYRWRKEFSSKQGSSFPGKGKVILSSAEQELALLKKELRETQMERDILKKAISIFSKGDNKYSGS
- a CDS encoding IS3 family transposase, yielding MRKAKLRSIVKKKFKVTTDSSHKFPVPDNVLDRDFKPGISGAVWVSDITYIRTRQGWLYLTTGIDLGDRKIIGWALSATMKAYDTVIPAFKMAQSRRPITQKIIFHSDRGVQYACNEFRWLLEKNSLIIRSMSRKGNCWDNAVAESFFKTLKAECIYQQQFTDKEQAARIVFEYIETWYNRKRLHSALGYLSPEEFGKNLNKQNIAA